The following coding sequences are from one Panthera leo isolate Ple1 chromosome E1, P.leo_Ple1_pat1.1, whole genome shotgun sequence window:
- the CBX2 gene encoding chromobox protein homolog 2: protein MEELSSVGEQVFAAECILSKRLRKGKLEYLVKWRGWSSKHNSWEPEENILDPRLLLAFQKKEHEKEVQNRKRGKRPRGRPRKHTVMSCSRHSKLKEPDAPSKSSSSTSSSTSSSTSSDEDEDSDLDAKRGPRGRETHPVPQKKAQILVAKPELKDPVRKKRGRKPLPPEQKAARRPVSLAKVLKTARKDLGTPAGKLPPPLSAPVAGLAALKAHAKEACGGPGAVASPENLASLMKGVAGSPSRGGISWQSSIVHYMNRMSQSQAQAASRLALKAQTASKCGLGLDLKVRTQKGELGMSPPGSKAPKAPGSGTVEQKGGSAGGPPYVHSGGKAPAGCLGPQPAPAQELSPQVLDLQSVKNGTPGVGVVARHAAATKGVPATNPATGKSAGGAPPGGSGASVSSDTNKSEKPASRGAALPTPAGKRDCVKGSSGPGGQEGHTGPGEVRKAALPSEMSTGEENSSSDSDPDPASPPGAGQNLSVSVQTSQDWKPTRSLIEHVFVTDVTANLITVTVKESPTSVGFFNLRHY from the exons ATGGAGGAGCTGAGCAGCGTGGGCGAGCAGGTCTTCGCCGCCGAGTGCATCCTGAGCAAGCGGCTCCGCAAG GGCAAGCTGGAGTACCTGGTCAAGTGGCGCGGCTGGTCCTCCAA acaCAACAGCTGGGAGCCAGAGGAAAATATCCTGGACCCGAGGCTGCTCCTGGCCTTCCAGAAGAA GGAACACGAGAAGGAGGTGCAGAACCGGAAGCGAGGCAAGCGGCCGAGGGGCAGGCCCAGGAAGCACACGGTGATGTCCTGTAGCCGGCACTCCAAGCTCAAG GAACCCGACGCCCCCTCCAAGTCCAGCAGTTCCACGTCTTCGTCCAcgtcttcctccacctcctcggACGAAGACGAAGACAGCGACTTAGACGCCAAGAGGGGTCCCCGGGGCCGCGAGACCCACCCGGTGCCTCAGAAGAAGGCCCAGATCTTGGTGGCCAAGCCTGAGTTGAAGGACCCCGTCCGGAAGAAGCGAGGCCGCAAGCCCTTGCCCCCAGAGCAGAAGGCGGCCCGGAGACCCGTGAGCCTGGCCAAGGTGCTGAAAACCGCCCGGAAGGACCTGGGGACGCCGGCCGGCAAGCTGCCCCCGCCACTCAGCGCCCCCGTGGCGGGCCTGGCGGCCCTGAAGGCCCACGCCAAGGAGGCCTGCGGTGGCCCCGGCGCCGTGGCCAGCCCGGAGAACCTGGCCAGCCTCATGAAAGGCGTGGCTGGCAGTCCCAGCCGCGGTGGCATCAGCTGGCAGAGCTCCATTGTGCACTACATGAACCGAATGAGCCAGAGCCAGGCCCAGGCCGCCAGCAGACTGGCGCTCAAGGCCCAGACCGCCAGCAAGTGCGGCCTCGGGCTGGACCTCAAGGTGAGGACGCAGAAGGGGGAGCTGGGGATGAGCCCCCCGGGAAGCAAAGCCCCAAAGGCCCCTGGCAGCGGGACTGTGGAGCAGAAAGGAGGGAGTGCGGGGGGGCCCCCCTATGTCCACAGCGGTGGCAAGGCCCCTGCGGGGTGCCTGGGCCCCCAGCCCGCACCCGCCCAGGAGCTGAGCCCCCAGGTCTTGGACTTACAGAGTGTCAAGAACGGCACACCGGGGGTGGGTGTGGTTGCCCGCCATGCTGCGGCCACCAAGGGCGTCCCTGCCACCAACCCGGCCACTGGGAAGAGCGCCGGGGGCGCCCCCCCCGGGGGGAGTGGGGCCAGCGTGTCCTCCGACACCAACAAGAGTGAGAAGCCGGCTTCTAGGGGGGCCgctctgcccacccctgcagGCAAGAGGGACTGTGTCAAAGGCAGCTCGGGCCCCGGTGGGCAGGAGGGCCACACGGGCCCCGGAGAAGTGCGCAAGGCGGCCTTGCCGTCCGAGATGAGCACCGGAGAGGAGAACAGCAGTTCCGACTCCGACCCCGACCCGGCCTCCCCGCCCGGCGCTGGACAGAACCTGTCTGTGTCTGTCCAGACCAGCCAGGACTGGAAGCCCACCCGCAGCCTCATCGAGCACGTCTTTGTCACCGACGTCACCGCCAACCTCATCACAGTCACGGTGAAGGAGTCCCCCACCAGCGTGGGCTTCTTCAACCTGAGACATTACTGA
- the CBX8 gene encoding chromobox protein homolog 8, which yields MELSAVGERVFAAEALLKRRIRKGRMEYLVKWKGWSQKYSTWEPEENILDARLLAAFEEREREMELYGPKKRGPKPKTFLLKAQAKAKAKTYEFRSDSARGIRIPYPGRSPQDLASTSRAREGLRNMGLSPPGSSSSTSSTCRVEPPRDRDRERERERERERERERERERERGTSRTDDKPSSPGDSSKKRGPKPRKELLDPSQRPLGEPSDGLGDYLKGRKLDEAPSGAGKFPAGHSVIQLARRQDSDLAQCGVASPSPAEATGKLAVDTFPARVIKHRATFLEARGQGTLDPGGPRVRHGSGTPGSVGGLYRDMGAQGGRPSLIARIPVARILGDPEEESWSPSLTNLEKVVVTDVTSNFLTVTIKESNTDQGFFKEKR from the exons ATGGAGCTTTCAGCGGTGGGGGAGCGGGTGTTCGCGGCCGAAGCCCTCCTGAAGCGGCGCATACGGAAA GGACGCATGGAATACCTCGTGAAATGGAAGGGCTGGTCGCAGAA GTACAGCACATGGGAACCCGAAGAAAACATCCTGGATGCTCGCCTGCTCGCAGCCTTTGAGGAAAG gGAACGGGAGATGGAGCTCTATGGCCCCAAAAAGCGAGGACCCAAACCCAAAACCTTCCTTCTCAAG GCCCAGGCCAAAGCAAAGGCCAAAACTTACGAGTTCCGGAGTGACTCGGCCCGGGGCATCCGGATCCCCTACCCTGGACGCTCGCCCCAGGACCTGGCCTCTACATCCCGGGCACGTGAGGGCCTTCGGAACATGGGTCTGTCCCCGccgggaagcagcagcagcaccagcagcacCTGCCGAGTGGAGCCCCCTCGGGACCGGGACCGAGAGCGGGAGAGGGAACGCGAGCGCGAGCGGGAACGAGAGAGGGAGCGGGAGCGTGAGCGGGGTACCAGCCGCACGGATGACAAGCCCAGCTCGCCGGGAGACAGCTCCAAGAAGCGAGGCCCCAAGCCCCGGAAGGAGCTCCTGGACCCCTCGCAGAGGCCCTTGGGAGAACCCAGTGATGGCCTCGGAGATTACCTCAAGGGCAGGAAGCTGGACGAGGCCCCTTCCGGGGCAGGAAAGTTCCCAGCTGGCCACAGCGTGATCCAGCTGGCCCGGAGGCAGGACTCGGACCTGGCCCAGTGCGGTGtggccagccccagcccagccgaGGCCACAGGCAAGCTGGCAGTGGACACCTTTCCGGCCAGGGTCATAAAGCACAGGGCGACCTTcctggaggccagaggccagggcACCCTGGACCCTGGTGGCCCTCGGGTCCGGCATggctcaggcactcctggctctGTGGGGGGCTTGTATCGGGACATGGGGGCCCAGGGGGGAAGGCCCTCCCTCATCGCCAGGATCCCAGTGGCCAGAATCCTGGGGGACCCAGAGGAGGAATCCTGGAGTCCCTCTCTGACCAACTTGGAGAAGGTGGTGGTCACCGACGTGACCTCAAACTTTTTGACCGTCACCATTAAGGAAAGTAACACGGACCAAggcttttttaaagagaaaagatga